In Drosophila yakuba strain Tai18E2 chromosome 2R, Prin_Dyak_Tai18E2_2.1, whole genome shotgun sequence, a single genomic region encodes these proteins:
- the LOC6531826 gene encoding uncharacterized protein LOC6531826 isoform X2, giving the protein MIERRSQLDKILITAMDRFVWFVLLVVMSHLVTEFTRVSGYARGQRHELVLLNDTLLQPMPVQNMVLYPGQEYGQYQQRPSSSASASASSMGAMSSLQQNAAFLLSSLAAGVSPGNGAAAAGAAVPGSNAAILALGDSQPAHTAESTYPMFSLRPLIDSIFEIPISTLRAVNNLVGRLTGGYRQAPTEMAQKSVAAGTALPAGRPSPTLSAHPSGPQMREEMA; this is encoded by the exons ATGATTGAGCGGCGCAGTCAGCTGGATAAG ATACTCATCACCGCCATGGACCGCTTCGTCTGGTTTGTCCTGCTGGTGGTCATGTCCCACCTGGTCACCGAGTTCACCCGCGTCTCTGGATATGCGCGTGGCCAGCGCCACGAGTTGGTGCTGCTGAACGAT ACGCTGCTGCAGCCCATGCCCGTCCAGAACATGGTGCTCTACCCCGGCCAGGAGTATGGCCAGTACCAGCAGCGaccctcctcctccgcctccgctTCTGCCTCCTCCATGGGAGCCATGAGCAGCCTGCAGCAGAACGCCGCCTTTCTGCTGAGCAGCTTGGCGGCGGGCGTGAGTCCTGGGaatggagcagctgcagcaggagcagcggtGCCCGGCAGCAACGCGGCCATTTTGGCCCTCGGCGACAGTCAACCGGCTCACACCGCCGAGAGCACATACCCCATGTTCAGCCTGCGCCCCCTGATCGACAGCATTTTCGAG ATTCCGATTTCGACGCTGCGGGCTGTCAACAATCTGGTGGGTCGCCTGACCGGAGGCTATCGCCAGGCGCCAACGGAAATGGCGCAAAAATCCGTGGCAGCTGGAACGGCGCTGCCAGCGGGCAGACCAAGCCCCACGCTGAGTGCCCATCCCAGTGGGCCACAGATGCGCGAGGAGATGGCGTAA
- the LOC6531826 gene encoding uncharacterized protein LOC6531826 isoform X3, whose protein sequence is MSFNNDILITAMDRFVWFVLLVVMSHLVTEFTRVSGYARGQRHELVLLNDTLLQPMPVQNMVLYPGQEYGQYQQRPSSSASASASSMGAMSSLQQNAAFLLSSLAAGVSPGNGAAAAGAAVPGSNAAILALGDSQPAHTAESTYPMFSLRPLIDSIFEIPISTLRAVNNLVGRLTGGYRQAPTEMAQKSVAAGTALPAGRPSPTLSAHPSGPQMREEMA, encoded by the exons ATGAGCTTCAACAATGAT ATACTCATCACCGCCATGGACCGCTTCGTCTGGTTTGTCCTGCTGGTGGTCATGTCCCACCTGGTCACCGAGTTCACCCGCGTCTCTGGATATGCGCGTGGCCAGCGCCACGAGTTGGTGCTGCTGAACGAT ACGCTGCTGCAGCCCATGCCCGTCCAGAACATGGTGCTCTACCCCGGCCAGGAGTATGGCCAGTACCAGCAGCGaccctcctcctccgcctccgctTCTGCCTCCTCCATGGGAGCCATGAGCAGCCTGCAGCAGAACGCCGCCTTTCTGCTGAGCAGCTTGGCGGCGGGCGTGAGTCCTGGGaatggagcagctgcagcaggagcagcggtGCCCGGCAGCAACGCGGCCATTTTGGCCCTCGGCGACAGTCAACCGGCTCACACCGCCGAGAGCACATACCCCATGTTCAGCCTGCGCCCCCTGATCGACAGCATTTTCGAG ATTCCGATTTCGACGCTGCGGGCTGTCAACAATCTGGTGGGTCGCCTGACCGGAGGCTATCGCCAGGCGCCAACGGAAATGGCGCAAAAATCCGTGGCAGCTGGAACGGCGCTGCCAGCGGGCAGACCAAGCCCCACGCTGAGTGCCCATCCCAGTGGGCCACAGATGCGCGAGGAGATGGCGTAA
- the LOC6531826 gene encoding uncharacterized protein LOC6531826 isoform X1, translated as MRTTTTTPQRGLYITNEILITAMDRFVWFVLLVVMSHLVTEFTRVSGYARGQRHELVLLNDTLLQPMPVQNMVLYPGQEYGQYQQRPSSSASASASSMGAMSSLQQNAAFLLSSLAAGVSPGNGAAAAGAAVPGSNAAILALGDSQPAHTAESTYPMFSLRPLIDSIFEIPISTLRAVNNLVGRLTGGYRQAPTEMAQKSVAAGTALPAGRPSPTLSAHPSGPQMREEMA; from the exons ATGCGAACCACAACGACGACGCCGCAGCGCGGCCTCTACATCACAAACGAG ATACTCATCACCGCCATGGACCGCTTCGTCTGGTTTGTCCTGCTGGTGGTCATGTCCCACCTGGTCACCGAGTTCACCCGCGTCTCTGGATATGCGCGTGGCCAGCGCCACGAGTTGGTGCTGCTGAACGAT ACGCTGCTGCAGCCCATGCCCGTCCAGAACATGGTGCTCTACCCCGGCCAGGAGTATGGCCAGTACCAGCAGCGaccctcctcctccgcctccgctTCTGCCTCCTCCATGGGAGCCATGAGCAGCCTGCAGCAGAACGCCGCCTTTCTGCTGAGCAGCTTGGCGGCGGGCGTGAGTCCTGGGaatggagcagctgcagcaggagcagcggtGCCCGGCAGCAACGCGGCCATTTTGGCCCTCGGCGACAGTCAACCGGCTCACACCGCCGAGAGCACATACCCCATGTTCAGCCTGCGCCCCCTGATCGACAGCATTTTCGAG ATTCCGATTTCGACGCTGCGGGCTGTCAACAATCTGGTGGGTCGCCTGACCGGAGGCTATCGCCAGGCGCCAACGGAAATGGCGCAAAAATCCGTGGCAGCTGGAACGGCGCTGCCAGCGGGCAGACCAAGCCCCACGCTGAGTGCCCATCCCAGTGGGCCACAGATGCGCGAGGAGATGGCGTAA